A stretch of the Prochlorococcus marinus str. MIT 0918 genome encodes the following:
- the pgsA gene encoding CDP-diacylglycerol--glycerol-3-phosphate 3-phosphatidyltransferase, translated as MYLQTKAKYRMLANRITLARFFLAIPILIALTLDKIFIAWLVILLGGILDWLDGFFARKADGGNKWGAIFDPLADKILLLAPLIWLSKIEIIPFWSVWILFSRELLITSWRQNDHKGGPASLSGKAKTLLQFISVIFILWPPLIIKDEYLLIIRTIGIIFYWLSLLLALYSAYKYFRPNSIYRQD; from the coding sequence GTGTATTTACAGACTAAAGCTAAGTACAGAATGCTAGCAAATAGAATAACACTAGCTAGATTTTTTCTTGCCATACCAATTTTAATTGCTTTAACTTTAGATAAAATCTTTATAGCCTGGTTGGTAATTTTGCTAGGAGGTATTCTTGACTGGTTAGATGGATTTTTTGCAAGAAAGGCAGATGGAGGAAATAAATGGGGGGCAATATTTGATCCTTTAGCAGACAAAATATTGTTACTTGCTCCACTTATATGGTTATCAAAAATCGAAATAATACCTTTCTGGTCAGTTTGGATATTATTTAGTAGGGAGCTTTTAATAACCTCGTGGAGGCAAAACGATCATAAAGGGGGACCTGCATCTTTAAGTGGAAAGGCAAAAACTTTATTGCAATTTATATCCGTGATTTTTATATTATGGCCGCCTTTAATTATTAAAGATGAATATCTATTAATTATAAGAACTATCGGAATTATATTTTATTGGTTATCTTTATTATTGGCCTTATATTCAGCGTATAAATATTTCAGGCCTAATTCAATATATCGTCAAGACTAA